From a single Sphingosinicellaceae bacterium genomic region:
- a CDS encoding DUF29 domain-containing protein, with protein sequence MATQFSNDPKRGPAYEDDFAAWAFYQAMLVRSGQLHLLDRHGIAEELDTLGRKEFRTLDSLLAQVIEHMLKWDRQPERRGVSWVNSIAKQRSKIGKLLADNPSLKSRQMEAVGEAYPDAVREASTALTIAPSKFPTRCPYSWDEIMTRSFDWPEDAE encoded by the coding sequence ATGGCGACCCAGTTCAGCAACGATCCGAAGCGTGGTCCTGCTTACGAGGACGATTTCGCCGCGTGGGCTTTCTACCAGGCAATGCTCGTCCGCTCGGGACAACTGCATCTCCTCGACCGTCATGGAATCGCCGAGGAGCTGGATACGTTGGGGCGCAAGGAATTCAGGACGCTCGACAGCCTGCTCGCCCAGGTCATCGAGCACATGCTCAAATGGGATCGCCAGCCAGAGCGCCGCGGCGTCAGCTGGGTCAACTCGATCGCCAAGCAGCGTTCGAAGATCGGGAAGCTGCTTGCCGACAACCCGAGCTTGAAGTCGCGTCAGATGGAGGCGGTCGGTGAGGCCTACCCGGACGCCGTGCGCGAGGCCTCGACCGCCCTGACGATCGCGCCCAGCAAGTTTCCTACCCGTTGCCCCTACAGCTGGGACGAGATCATGACCCGGTCGTTCGACTGGCCCGAGGACGCTGAATGA